A genomic region of Sarcophilus harrisii chromosome 6, mSarHar1.11, whole genome shotgun sequence contains the following coding sequences:
- the VPS16 gene encoding vacuolar protein sorting-associated protein 16 homolog isoform X1, producing MDCYTADWNPLGEAAFYRKFELYSMDWDLKEPLRDCLVAAAPYGGPIALLRNPWKKEKSPSIRPLLQIYSSSGVALASLLWKSGPVVLLGWSAEEELLCVQEDGSVLVYGLHGDFRRHFSMGNEVLQNRVLDARVFHTEFGSGIAILTGAHRFTLSANVGDLKLRRMPEVPGLQALPSCWTVLFQDRVTLVLLAIGPDLFLLDNTACSGVVPPGLTPGVGGFLQMAVSFNYRYLALFTDTGHIWMGLASLKEKLYEFNCNIRAPPKQIAWCNRPKGKQKAVVVAWERRLLVAGNAPESIQFVLEEDSYLVPELDGVRIFSRNVHEFLHEVPVASEEIFRIASMAPGALLLEAQKEYEKESQKADEYLREIQEREQLPQAVRQCIEAAGHEHQPEMQKSLLRAASFGKCFIDKFPPDTFVRMCQDLRVLNAVRDYPIGIPLTYTQYKQLTIEVLLDRLVLRRLYPLAIQICEYLRLPEVQGVSRILAHWACYKVQQKDVSDEDVARAINQKLGDTPGVSYSDIAARAYGCGRTELAIKLLEYEPRSGEQVPLLLKMKRSKLALSKAIESGDTDLVFTVVLHLKNELNRGDFFMTLRNQPVALSLYRQFCKHQELETLKDLYNQDDNHQELGNFHIRASYAAEERIEGRVAALQTAADEYYKAKNEFAAKATEEQMRLLRLQRRLEDELGGHFLDLSLHDTVTSLLLGGNNKRAEQLARDFRIPDKRFWWLKLTALADREDWEELEKFSKSKKSPIGYLPFVEVCMKRHNKFEAKKFAARVSPEQKVKAFLLIGDVAQAADVAIEHRNEAELSLVLSHCTGASDGATADKIQRARALAQRK from the exons GAAGTTTGAGCTGTACAGCATGGACTGGGACCTGAAGGAACCACTCAGAGACTGCCTGGTAGCTGCAGCTCCATATGGGGGCCCCATTG CTCTGTTGAGAAACCCTTGGAAGAAGGAGAAGTCACCCAGCATTCGACCATTGCTTCAGATTTATTCATCCTCTGGAGTGGCTTTGGCCAGCTTGTTG TGGAAGAGTGGGCCAGTGGTCTTATTGGGCTGGTCGGCCGAGGAAGAGCTGTTGTGTGTGCAGGAAGATGGCTCTGTGCTGGTCTATGGGCTGCATGGGGACTTCCGGAGACACTTCAGCATGGGCAAT GAGGTGCTCCAGAACCGGGTTCTCGATGCCCGCGTGTTCCACACAGAGTTTGGGTCAGGGATCGCCATCCTCACTGGTGCCCATCGTTTCACTCTCAGTGCCAATGTGGGGGACCTGAAGCTTCGTAGGATGCCTGAGGTGCCAG GGCTGCAGGCTCTGCCCTCGTGCTGGACAGTTCTGTTCCAAGACCGAGTGACCCTCGTGCTACTAGCCATTGGTCCTGACCTCTTCCTGTTGGACAACACAGCCTGCTCGGGGGTG GTACCTCCTGGTTTGACTCCGGGAGTGGGGGGCTTCCTTCAGATGGCCGTGTCCTTCAATTATCGGTACCTGGCATTGTTCACTGACACAGGCCACATTTGGATGGGCCTGGCTTCTCTTAAG GAGAAGCTCTATGAGTTCAACTGCAACATTCGTGCCCCACCCAAGCAAATAGCCTG GTGTAATCGTCCAAAGGGCAAGCAGAAGGCTGTCGTGGTGGCCTGGGAGCGACGGCTTCTGGTGGCTGGCAATGCACCCGAAAGCATTCA GTTCGTACTAGAAGAGGATTCATACCTAGTGCCTGAGCTGGATGGAGTCCGGATCTTTTCACGAAATGTCCATGAGTTTTTGCATGAAGTTCCTG TGGCCAGTGAAGAGATCTTTAGGATTGCTTCGATGGCCCCAGGAGCTCTTCTACTAGAAGCTCAGAAGGAATATGAG AAGGAGAGCCAGAAGGCAGATGAATACCTTCGGGAGATCCAGGAGAGGGAGCAGCTGCCTCAGGCAGTCCGACAGTGCATCGAGGCTGCCGGCCACGAGCACCAGCCGGAGATGCAGAAAAGCCTGCTCAGG GCAGCCTCTTTTGGAAAGTGTTTCATTGACAAGTTTCCCCCGGACACCTTCGTGCGCATGTGTCAGGACTTGAGGGTGCTCAATGCCGTCCGCGACTACCCCATTGGAATCCCCCTCACCTATACCCA ATACAAGCAGCTCACAATTGAGGTTTTGCTGGACAG GCTGGTACTGCGGCGACTTTACCCTCTGGCCATCCAGATCTGCGAATACCTTCGGCTCCCTGAAGTTCAGGGTGTCAGCCGCATCCTGGCCCACTGGGCTTGTTACAAG GTGCAGCAGAAGGACGTGTCAGATGAAGATGTTGCTCGTGCCATTAACCAGAAGCTTGGGGATACGCCAGGAGTCTCCTACTCAGATATTGCCGCCCGCGCCTATGGCTGCGGGCGCACTGAGCTTGCGATCAAG CTATTGGAGTATGAGCCGCGCTCTGGGGAGCAGGTGCCCCTTCTGCTGAAGATGAAGAGGAGCAAATTGGCCCTGAGTAAAGCCATTGAGAGTGGGGACACAGACTTAG TGTTTACAGTTGTCTTGCACCTAAAGAATGAGCTGAATCGTGGAGATTTCTTCATGACTCTCAGGAACCAGCCCGTGGCCCTGAGTCTGTACCGGCAG TTCTGTAAGCACCAGGAGCTGGAGACACTGAAGGATCTTTACAACCAAGATGACAATCATCAAGAACTTGGCAACTTCCACATCCGGGCCAGCTATGCTGCTGAGGAG CGGATTGAGGGCAGGGTGGCAGCCCTTCAGACTGCAGCTGACGAGTACTACAAGGCCAAGAACGAGTTTGCTGCTAAG GCCACGGAGGAGCAGATGCGGCTTCTGCGGCTGCAGCGGCGACTGGAAGACGAGCTGGGGGGGCACTTCCTGGACCTGTCCTTGCACGACACAGTGACCTCCCTCCTCCTTGGGGGCAACAACAAGCGTGCTGAGCAGCTGGCCCGGGACTTCCGAATCCCCGACAAAAG GTTCTGGTGGTTAAAGCTGACTGCGCTGGCCGACCGGGAGGACTGGGAAGAACTAGAAAAGTTTTCCAAGAGCAAGAAATCGCCCATTGGGTATCTG CCCTTTGTGGAGGTGTGTATGAAGCGGCACAACAAATTCGAAGCCAAGAAGTTTGCGGCCCGAGTGAGCCCCGAGCAGAAAGTCAAGGCTTTCCTCCTCATCGG GGATGTGGCGCAGGCTGCGGACGTGGCCATTGAACATCGGAATGAGGCCGAGCTCAGCCTCGTCCTGTCCCATTGCACCGGGGCTTCGGATGGAGCCACAGCCGACAAGATTCAGCGTGCCCGGGCCCTGGCCCAGAGGAAGTGA
- the VPS16 gene encoding vacuolar protein sorting-associated protein 16 homolog isoform X2 — protein sequence MDWDLKEPLRDCLVAAAPYGGPIALLRNPWKKEKSPSIRPLLQIYSSSGVALASLLWKSGPVVLLGWSAEEELLCVQEDGSVLVYGLHGDFRRHFSMGNEVLQNRVLDARVFHTEFGSGIAILTGAHRFTLSANVGDLKLRRMPEVPGLQALPSCWTVLFQDRVTLVLLAIGPDLFLLDNTACSGVVPPGLTPGVGGFLQMAVSFNYRYLALFTDTGHIWMGLASLKEKLYEFNCNIRAPPKQIAWCNRPKGKQKAVVVAWERRLLVAGNAPESIQFVLEEDSYLVPELDGVRIFSRNVHEFLHEVPVASEEIFRIASMAPGALLLEAQKEYEKESQKADEYLREIQEREQLPQAVRQCIEAAGHEHQPEMQKSLLRAASFGKCFIDKFPPDTFVRMCQDLRVLNAVRDYPIGIPLTYTQYKQLTIEVLLDRLVLRRLYPLAIQICEYLRLPEVQGVSRILAHWACYKVQQKDVSDEDVARAINQKLGDTPGVSYSDIAARAYGCGRTELAIKLLEYEPRSGEQVPLLLKMKRSKLALSKAIESGDTDLVFTVVLHLKNELNRGDFFMTLRNQPVALSLYRQFCKHQELETLKDLYNQDDNHQELGNFHIRASYAAEERIEGRVAALQTAADEYYKAKNEFAAKATEEQMRLLRLQRRLEDELGGHFLDLSLHDTVTSLLLGGNNKRAEQLARDFRIPDKRFWWLKLTALADREDWEELEKFSKSKKSPIGYLPFVEVCMKRHNKFEAKKFAARVSPEQKVKAFLLIGDVAQAADVAIEHRNEAELSLVLSHCTGASDGATADKIQRARALAQRK from the exons ATGGACTGGGACCTGAAGGAACCACTCAGAGACTGCCTGGTAGCTGCAGCTCCATATGGGGGCCCCATTG CTCTGTTGAGAAACCCTTGGAAGAAGGAGAAGTCACCCAGCATTCGACCATTGCTTCAGATTTATTCATCCTCTGGAGTGGCTTTGGCCAGCTTGTTG TGGAAGAGTGGGCCAGTGGTCTTATTGGGCTGGTCGGCCGAGGAAGAGCTGTTGTGTGTGCAGGAAGATGGCTCTGTGCTGGTCTATGGGCTGCATGGGGACTTCCGGAGACACTTCAGCATGGGCAAT GAGGTGCTCCAGAACCGGGTTCTCGATGCCCGCGTGTTCCACACAGAGTTTGGGTCAGGGATCGCCATCCTCACTGGTGCCCATCGTTTCACTCTCAGTGCCAATGTGGGGGACCTGAAGCTTCGTAGGATGCCTGAGGTGCCAG GGCTGCAGGCTCTGCCCTCGTGCTGGACAGTTCTGTTCCAAGACCGAGTGACCCTCGTGCTACTAGCCATTGGTCCTGACCTCTTCCTGTTGGACAACACAGCCTGCTCGGGGGTG GTACCTCCTGGTTTGACTCCGGGAGTGGGGGGCTTCCTTCAGATGGCCGTGTCCTTCAATTATCGGTACCTGGCATTGTTCACTGACACAGGCCACATTTGGATGGGCCTGGCTTCTCTTAAG GAGAAGCTCTATGAGTTCAACTGCAACATTCGTGCCCCACCCAAGCAAATAGCCTG GTGTAATCGTCCAAAGGGCAAGCAGAAGGCTGTCGTGGTGGCCTGGGAGCGACGGCTTCTGGTGGCTGGCAATGCACCCGAAAGCATTCA GTTCGTACTAGAAGAGGATTCATACCTAGTGCCTGAGCTGGATGGAGTCCGGATCTTTTCACGAAATGTCCATGAGTTTTTGCATGAAGTTCCTG TGGCCAGTGAAGAGATCTTTAGGATTGCTTCGATGGCCCCAGGAGCTCTTCTACTAGAAGCTCAGAAGGAATATGAG AAGGAGAGCCAGAAGGCAGATGAATACCTTCGGGAGATCCAGGAGAGGGAGCAGCTGCCTCAGGCAGTCCGACAGTGCATCGAGGCTGCCGGCCACGAGCACCAGCCGGAGATGCAGAAAAGCCTGCTCAGG GCAGCCTCTTTTGGAAAGTGTTTCATTGACAAGTTTCCCCCGGACACCTTCGTGCGCATGTGTCAGGACTTGAGGGTGCTCAATGCCGTCCGCGACTACCCCATTGGAATCCCCCTCACCTATACCCA ATACAAGCAGCTCACAATTGAGGTTTTGCTGGACAG GCTGGTACTGCGGCGACTTTACCCTCTGGCCATCCAGATCTGCGAATACCTTCGGCTCCCTGAAGTTCAGGGTGTCAGCCGCATCCTGGCCCACTGGGCTTGTTACAAG GTGCAGCAGAAGGACGTGTCAGATGAAGATGTTGCTCGTGCCATTAACCAGAAGCTTGGGGATACGCCAGGAGTCTCCTACTCAGATATTGCCGCCCGCGCCTATGGCTGCGGGCGCACTGAGCTTGCGATCAAG CTATTGGAGTATGAGCCGCGCTCTGGGGAGCAGGTGCCCCTTCTGCTGAAGATGAAGAGGAGCAAATTGGCCCTGAGTAAAGCCATTGAGAGTGGGGACACAGACTTAG TGTTTACAGTTGTCTTGCACCTAAAGAATGAGCTGAATCGTGGAGATTTCTTCATGACTCTCAGGAACCAGCCCGTGGCCCTGAGTCTGTACCGGCAG TTCTGTAAGCACCAGGAGCTGGAGACACTGAAGGATCTTTACAACCAAGATGACAATCATCAAGAACTTGGCAACTTCCACATCCGGGCCAGCTATGCTGCTGAGGAG CGGATTGAGGGCAGGGTGGCAGCCCTTCAGACTGCAGCTGACGAGTACTACAAGGCCAAGAACGAGTTTGCTGCTAAG GCCACGGAGGAGCAGATGCGGCTTCTGCGGCTGCAGCGGCGACTGGAAGACGAGCTGGGGGGGCACTTCCTGGACCTGTCCTTGCACGACACAGTGACCTCCCTCCTCCTTGGGGGCAACAACAAGCGTGCTGAGCAGCTGGCCCGGGACTTCCGAATCCCCGACAAAAG GTTCTGGTGGTTAAAGCTGACTGCGCTGGCCGACCGGGAGGACTGGGAAGAACTAGAAAAGTTTTCCAAGAGCAAGAAATCGCCCATTGGGTATCTG CCCTTTGTGGAGGTGTGTATGAAGCGGCACAACAAATTCGAAGCCAAGAAGTTTGCGGCCCGAGTGAGCCCCGAGCAGAAAGTCAAGGCTTTCCTCCTCATCGG GGATGTGGCGCAGGCTGCGGACGTGGCCATTGAACATCGGAATGAGGCCGAGCTCAGCCTCGTCCTGTCCCATTGCACCGGGGCTTCGGATGGAGCCACAGCCGACAAGATTCAGCGTGCCCGGGCCCTGGCCCAGAGGAAGTGA